The Vicinamibacteria bacterium genome has a segment encoding these proteins:
- a CDS encoding PIN domain-containing protein has translation MTIILDTHFLIWLVLGSDRVAEFSWIGVYRPWGVSPISLLEIQFLSEVGRLRVKNSDFVEALASDDRFVIDDAPLAALFRQALSLGWTRDPFDRLLAAHSLARRVPLCSTDSTIREHHALLPKELRAG, from the coding sequence TTGACCATAATCCTCGACACGCATTTCCTCATCTGGCTCGTGCTGGGCTCCGATCGTGTAGCCGAGTTTTCGTGGATCGGTGTTTATCGGCCATGGGGAGTGTCGCCGATATCGCTTCTGGAGATCCAGTTTCTATCGGAGGTTGGCAGGCTGCGCGTCAAAAACTCTGACTTTGTAGAAGCTCTGGCCAGCGACGACCGGTTCGTGATCGATGACGCGCCGCTCGCGGCGTTATTCCGACAGGCGCTCTCACTCGGATGGACGCGAGACCCCTTCGATCGACTGCTCGCAGCGCATAGTCTCGCGCGGCGGGTGCCGCTGTGCAGCACCGACAGCACGATCCGGGAGCATCATGCGTTGCTGCCAAAGGAGCTGCGCGCCGGCTGA
- a CDS encoding 5-oxoprolinase subunit PxpA has product MRIDLNCDVGESFGIYRIGADYDELFEIVTSANVACGFHAGDPQIIDRTIAAAARHGVAVGAHPSHHDLRGFGRRPVQVNSEEIESDVLYQVGAILAFARAHGVALVHVKPHGALYNQAVEDEELASAIVRGVARVSRDLIFVGLATSRVMREAAEASGLRYAGEAFADRVYNPDGTLQSRRIEGSVITDPERAAAQAVSIASNRSVRAHDGTTVPLEAETLCLHGDNPKALENSRRVREALERAGVDVKGLLAG; this is encoded by the coding sequence ATGCGAATCGACCTGAACTGCGACGTGGGGGAGAGCTTCGGTATCTATCGGATCGGAGCCGATTACGACGAGCTTTTCGAGATCGTGACTTCGGCCAATGTCGCTTGTGGCTTTCATGCCGGCGATCCCCAAATCATCGACCGGACGATTGCGGCGGCCGCGCGACACGGCGTGGCGGTCGGCGCTCATCCGAGTCATCACGACCTCCGCGGTTTCGGACGCCGTCCGGTTCAGGTCAATTCCGAAGAAATCGAGTCCGACGTCCTCTACCAGGTCGGTGCCATTCTCGCATTTGCGCGCGCCCACGGCGTGGCGCTCGTCCACGTCAAGCCGCACGGCGCGCTCTACAATCAGGCGGTCGAGGACGAGGAGCTGGCGTCGGCGATCGTACGGGGCGTGGCCAGGGTGAGCCGAGACCTGATATTCGTCGGACTCGCCACGTCGAGGGTGATGCGAGAGGCGGCGGAAGCCTCGGGGCTTCGCTACGCCGGCGAGGCCTTTGCCGATCGGGTCTACAACCCCGACGGCACCTTGCAGTCGCGTCGCATCGAAGGGTCGGTCATCACCGATCCCGAGCGTGCCGCCGCACAGGCAGTCTCGATCGCTTCCAATCGAAGCGTGCGGGCTCACGACGGAACCACGGTGCCGCTGGAAGCGGAAACCTTGTGCCTGCATGGCGACAACCCCAAAGCCCTGGAGAACTCGCGCCGGGTGCGCGAAGCGCTCGAAAGAGCAGGAGTCGACGTCAAGGGTCTCTTAGCAGGGTGA
- a CDS encoding 30S ribosomal protein THX, whose translation MGKGDRRTKRGKIFRGSTGKTRPKAKNKKKSKSSVSE comes from the coding sequence GTGGGAAAAGGCGATCGGAGAACCAAGCGCGGCAAGATCTTTCGCGGTTCGACCGGGAAGACTCGCCCCAAAGCCAAAAACAAGAAGAAGAGCAAATCCTCGGTGAGCGAGTAA
- the ispG gene encoding (E)-4-hydroxy-3-methylbut-2-enyl-diphosphate synthase, with the protein MFVVQRNPTRAVRIGRMSIGGGHPIAVQSMCATRTTDVEATSKQVEQLRLAGADLVRIAVDSDKDAASLETIRDRTDANLSVDLQENYRLAEKVAPYVDKIRYNPGHLYHHERSKPVRDKVAYLVDVASRFDCAMRIGVNCGSIDPERASDFTGDSVSAMVASALEHAEILDGIGYRRYCVSLKDSDPAKVVDANRRFAEARPDVPLHLGVTEAGLPPDGIIKTRIAFEQLLSQGIGDTIRVSLTLPNPKKHEEVEVGRRILDDIAAGRFRSVPKFPDDRLNIISCPSCSRVENEDFVELARKVKEMTRYAKDHAITIAIMGCRVNGPGETDDADLGLWCAPRFVNLKRRQESLGAFSYEEILPRLKKELDSLIQERSAAT; encoded by the coding sequence ATGTTCGTGGTGCAGCGGAATCCCACCCGGGCGGTACGAATCGGACGCATGAGCATCGGCGGCGGCCATCCGATCGCCGTTCAGAGCATGTGTGCCACCCGGACCACCGACGTCGAGGCGACTTCGAAGCAGGTGGAGCAGCTCCGACTCGCGGGGGCGGATCTCGTTCGTATCGCGGTCGATAGCGACAAGGATGCCGCCTCCCTCGAGACCATTCGCGATCGGACCGATGCCAACCTGTCGGTCGATCTCCAGGAGAACTATCGCCTGGCGGAAAAGGTCGCTCCGTACGTGGATAAGATTCGCTACAACCCGGGCCACTTGTACCATCACGAGCGCTCGAAGCCGGTTCGTGACAAGGTCGCCTATCTCGTCGACGTGGCCTCCCGGTTCGACTGCGCCATGCGAATCGGGGTCAACTGCGGCTCGATCGACCCCGAACGGGCCAGCGACTTCACCGGAGACTCCGTTTCAGCCATGGTCGCTTCCGCGCTCGAACATGCCGAGATTCTCGACGGGATCGGCTACCGCCGATACTGCGTGTCGCTGAAGGACTCCGATCCGGCCAAAGTCGTCGACGCCAATCGTCGTTTCGCCGAGGCCCGTCCCGACGTTCCTCTCCATCTCGGCGTGACCGAGGCGGGTTTACCGCCCGACGGGATCATCAAGACGCGGATTGCCTTCGAGCAGCTGCTCTCTCAGGGGATCGGAGATACGATCCGGGTCTCGCTCACTCTGCCCAATCCGAAAAAGCACGAAGAGGTCGAGGTGGGCCGACGAATCCTCGACGATATCGCGGCGGGTCGATTCCGCTCCGTGCCGAAGTTTCCCGACGATCGGCTGAATATCATCTCCTGTCCCTCCTGCTCGCGGGTGGAGAACGAGGACTTCGTCGAGCTAGCGCGAAAGGTCAAGGAGATGACCCGCTACGCCAAGGACCACGCCATCACGATCGCGATCATGGGATGCCGGGTCAACGGTCCGGGCGAGACCGACGATGCCGACCTCGGACTCTGGTGCGCGCCGCGCTTCGTAAACTTGAAGCGGCGGCAAGAGTCGCTGGGTGCCTTCTCCTATGAAGAGATCCTGCCGCGCCTGAAGAAGGAGCTCGATTCTCTCATCCAGGAAAGAAGCGCGGCTACGTAG
- a CDS encoding type II toxin-antitoxin system prevent-host-death family antitoxin: MKRVTASEARRNWFQLLDEVAQGERVVIERRGRRIVVFCEDKEQMGPSPRTPNYRELLQVPEADNADRWSWSWSENGVELVDKES, translated from the coding sequence GTGAAGAGAGTTACGGCATCGGAGGCGCGCAGGAACTGGTTTCAGCTCCTTGATGAGGTGGCTCAGGGCGAACGCGTCGTCATCGAGCGTCGCGGCCGGCGGATCGTCGTTTTCTGCGAGGACAAAGAACAAATGGGGCCGTCTCCACGAACGCCCAACTATCGCGAGCTTCTCCAAGTTCCGGAAGCCGACAACGCGGATCGCTGGTCTTGGAGCTGGTCCGAGAACGGTGTCGAGCTCGTCGATAAAGAGTCTTGA
- the pxpB gene encoding 5-oxoprolinase subunit PxpB, which translates to MTPRPTPRFLPAGDGAVVIEIGNAIDADLNARVRALDLALARDPFDGYLEAVPTYRSLLVFYDSGRCTFAAIREHVAKLGTRATGSRLPRARTKQVPVVYDGEDLEEVARTIGTSAKEVVRLHSEREYLVYMVGFTPGFAYMAETDPKLALPRRATPRTRVPAGSVAIAMGQTGIYPSPTPGGWHLLGRAEHRTLFDLNTDPPSFFVSGDRVRFVPVDALPELVGAEPNRARAA; encoded by the coding sequence TTGACGCCTCGACCGACACCCCGATTTCTTCCCGCGGGCGACGGCGCAGTAGTCATCGAGATTGGAAACGCGATCGACGCCGATCTGAATGCGCGGGTTCGCGCGCTCGACCTGGCGCTGGCCCGAGATCCGTTCGACGGTTACCTCGAAGCGGTACCCACCTATCGATCGCTTCTCGTCTTCTACGACTCAGGCCGTTGCACGTTCGCCGCCATTCGTGAGCACGTGGCCAAACTGGGAACTAGAGCGACCGGGTCGAGACTGCCGCGGGCACGAACCAAGCAGGTGCCCGTGGTCTATGACGGCGAAGATCTCGAGGAAGTCGCACGCACGATTGGGACCAGTGCGAAGGAGGTCGTTCGACTTCACAGCGAGCGGGAGTACCTCGTGTATATGGTCGGCTTCACCCCGGGCTTCGCCTACATGGCGGAGACGGATCCGAAGCTGGCGCTGCCCCGACGGGCCACCCCTCGAACCCGCGTTCCCGCGGGGTCGGTTGCCATTGCGATGGGGCAGACGGGAATCTATCCGTCCCCGACACCTGGTGGCTGGCACCTGCTCGGTCGTGCCGAGCACCGAACGCTCTTCGATTTGAACACCGATCCGCCGAGCTTCTTCGTATCCGGCGACCGGGTTCGATTCGTGCCCGTGGATGCGTTGCCCGAGCTCGTCGGAGCGGAACCCAATCGAGCCCGAGCCGCT